The Streptomyces sp. NBC_01353 genome contains a region encoding:
- a CDS encoding cytochrome ubiquinol oxidase subunit I: MDLALAPETLARWQFGITTVYHFLFVPLTISLAALTAGLQTAWVRTEKEKYLKATKFWGKLFLINIAMGVVTGIVQEFQFGMNWSDYSRFVGDVFGAPLAFEALIAFFFESTFIGLWIFGWDKLPKRIHLACMWMVSIGTILSAYFILAANSWMQHPVGYRINEERGRAELTDFWLVLTQNTALTQFFHTMTAAFLVGGAFMVGISAFHLARKKHVPVMRTSLRLGLITLIIAGLGTAISGDLLGKVMFKQQPMKMAAAEALWDGEAPAPFSIFAYGDVDQGHNKVAIEIPGLLSFLANDDFSSYVPGINDINKAEQEKFGPGDYRPNIPVAYWGFRWMIGFGMASLAIGVVGLWLTRKKFMLSPGMRTGEDEVPNLVLFKRKALSPRLTKWYWIVALWTMAFPLIANSWGWIFTEMGRQPWVVYGVLRTRDAVSPGTSQGEVLTSMIVFTLLYAVLAVIEVKLLVKYVKAGPPELTEDDLNPPTKIGGDHRDPDRPMAFSY, from the coding sequence GTGGACCTAGCTCTGGCGCCAGAGACTCTGGCGCGATGGCAGTTCGGCATCACCACCGTCTACCACTTTCTCTTCGTTCCACTGACGATCTCCCTCGCCGCTCTCACCGCCGGTCTGCAGACCGCCTGGGTGCGTACGGAGAAGGAGAAGTACCTCAAGGCGACGAAGTTCTGGGGCAAGCTCTTCCTGATCAACATCGCGATGGGTGTCGTCACCGGCATCGTGCAGGAGTTCCAGTTCGGCATGAACTGGTCCGACTACTCGCGCTTCGTCGGTGACGTCTTCGGTGCCCCGCTGGCCTTCGAGGCGCTGATCGCCTTCTTCTTCGAGTCCACGTTCATCGGCCTGTGGATCTTCGGCTGGGACAAGCTCCCCAAGAGGATCCACCTGGCCTGCATGTGGATGGTGTCGATCGGCACGATCCTCTCCGCGTACTTCATCCTGGCGGCCAACTCCTGGATGCAGCACCCCGTCGGCTACCGGATCAACGAGGAGCGGGGCCGGGCCGAGCTCACCGACTTCTGGCTGGTGCTCACCCAGAACACCGCCCTCACCCAGTTCTTCCACACCATGACGGCCGCGTTCCTGGTCGGCGGCGCGTTCATGGTGGGCATCTCCGCCTTCCACCTGGCGCGCAAGAAGCACGTCCCGGTGATGCGGACCTCCCTGCGGCTCGGCCTGATCACGCTGATCATCGCCGGGCTCGGCACGGCCATCAGCGGCGACCTGCTCGGCAAGGTCATGTTCAAGCAGCAGCCGATGAAGATGGCCGCCGCCGAGGCGCTCTGGGACGGCGAAGCGCCGGCGCCGTTCTCGATCTTTGCCTACGGCGATGTCGACCAGGGCCACAACAAGGTGGCCATAGAGATCCCGGGACTGCTTTCCTTCCTGGCGAACGACGACTTCAGTTCGTACGTCCCGGGCATCAACGACATCAACAAGGCCGAGCAGGAGAAGTTCGGCCCCGGCGACTACCGGCCCAACATCCCCGTCGCCTACTGGGGCTTCCGCTGGATGATCGGCTTCGGCATGGCCTCGCTGGCCATCGGCGTGGTCGGCCTCTGGCTCACCCGCAAGAAGTTCATGCTGTCGCCGGGGATGCGGACCGGTGAGGACGAGGTGCCGAATCTGGTCCTGTTCAAGCGGAAGGCGCTCAGCCCCCGCCTGACCAAGTGGTACTGGATCGTCGCCCTCTGGACCATGGCCTTCCCGTTGATCGCCAACTCCTGGGGCTGGATCTTCACCGAGATGGGCCGCCAGCCCTGGGTCGTCTACGGCGTGCTGCGCACCCGGGACGCGGTCTCCCCCGGTACCTCCCAGGGCGAGGTGCTGACCTCGATGATCGTCTTCACCCTGCTCTACGCCGTGCTCGCGGTGATCGAGGTCAAGCTGCTGGTCAAGTACGTCAAGGCCGGACCGCCCGAGCTCACCGAGGACGACCTCAACCCGCCCACCAAGATCGGCGGGGACCACCGTGACCCCGACCGGCCCATGGCCTTCTCGTACTGA
- a CDS encoding cyclophilin-like fold protein: MTLQIRISWPAGHTTATLEETPTSKALVGALPISSTARTWGEEVYFDTPVSTTVESDARQVVEPGTVAFWTEGDALALPYGPTPISRGSECRLASPCNLLGSLDGDPRVLATVRDGDPIRVERVEG; encoded by the coding sequence ATGACCCTTCAGATCCGCATCTCCTGGCCGGCCGGGCACACCACGGCCACCCTCGAAGAAACCCCCACGAGCAAGGCGCTCGTGGGGGCTCTCCCGATATCGTCCACCGCCCGGACCTGGGGCGAGGAGGTCTATTTCGACACTCCGGTCTCCACCACGGTCGAGTCCGACGCGCGGCAGGTGGTGGAACCGGGCACGGTCGCCTTCTGGACCGAGGGCGACGCACTCGCACTCCCCTACGGCCCCACCCCGATATCCCGGGGCTCCGAATGCCGGCTCGCGAGCCCGTGCAACCTCCTGGGCTCGCTCGACGGCGATCCCCGCGTCCTTGCCACCGTCAGGGACGGCGACCCGATCCGCGTCGAGCGCGTCGAGGGCTGA